The following coding sequences lie in one Halorarum halophilum genomic window:
- a CDS encoding aldehyde ferredoxin oxidoreductase family protein yields the protein MTDLGGFRDNVGHVDLSSGDVAYHGIDDEDARKYIGARGLGVKYVFEAGPDVDPLGPDNRLCFMNGPLTGTQTVMSGRIAVTTKSPLTNTVTDSHHGGWSGARLKWAGFDGLVFEGQSEHPVYAVVEDGEVELRDARHIWGYGVHDTIEELGDEVDGSVGKNLSVMAIGPGGENEVKYACIVNEDDRASGRGGTGCVMGNKNLKAVVVKSGTKMPKPADPETFQEGYQQAMEVIRESDVTGPNEGGLSLYGTNVLMNITEEMDGLPTKNGKYTSTGSYGDHSGVDIDAERVSGENVRENILVDEPTCHSCPVACKKEVEVDVTHKGEDMNVRTESYEYESAFALGPNSGHTDRDEIALMIQRCNDMGLDTIETGNMMAMAMEMTEEGKLDELGEGLDWGDSETMIDLIEDIANRDGDLADALAEGSNGLVENFHAADNSLAVKGQTIPAYDPRCMKGMGIGYATSNRGACHLRAYTPAAEILGIPQKVDPYEWQGKGELAAAFQDLHAVSDSFDICKFNAFAEGIEEYVLQYNGMTGLDVTEDELIEAGERIYNLERYYNNLVGFDGADDSLPERFLEDGIPGQGASEGEYCELPEMKEEYYEHRGWVDGVVPDEKLDDLGIDLGPGTGVSSGGSGTAPADD from the coding sequence ATGACCGATCTCGGCGGCTTCAGGGACAACGTGGGTCACGTCGACCTCTCCTCCGGCGACGTGGCCTACCACGGTATCGACGACGAGGACGCGCGCAAGTACATCGGCGCGCGCGGCCTCGGCGTGAAGTACGTGTTCGAGGCGGGCCCCGACGTGGACCCGCTCGGACCCGACAACCGGCTTTGCTTCATGAACGGCCCGCTCACCGGCACCCAGACCGTGATGAGCGGCCGCATCGCGGTGACGACCAAGTCGCCGCTCACTAACACCGTCACGGACAGCCACCACGGTGGCTGGTCCGGCGCCCGGCTGAAGTGGGCCGGCTTCGACGGCCTCGTGTTCGAGGGGCAGAGCGAGCACCCCGTGTACGCCGTCGTGGAGGACGGCGAAGTGGAACTGCGCGACGCCCGGCACATCTGGGGCTACGGCGTTCACGACACGATCGAGGAACTCGGCGATGAGGTCGACGGCTCGGTCGGGAAGAACCTCTCCGTGATGGCCATCGGACCGGGTGGTGAGAACGAGGTGAAGTACGCCTGCATCGTCAACGAGGACGACCGCGCGTCCGGCCGGGGCGGCACCGGCTGCGTGATGGGGAACAAGAACCTGAAGGCGGTCGTCGTGAAGTCGGGTACGAAGATGCCCAAGCCGGCGGACCCCGAGACGTTCCAGGAGGGGTACCAGCAGGCGATGGAGGTCATCCGCGAGTCCGACGTCACCGGGCCGAACGAGGGCGGCCTCTCGCTGTACGGGACGAACGTCCTGATGAACATCACCGAGGAGATGGACGGCCTCCCGACGAAGAACGGGAAGTACACCTCCACGGGCTCGTACGGCGACCACTCGGGCGTCGACATCGACGCCGAGCGCGTCTCCGGCGAGAACGTCCGCGAGAACATCCTCGTCGACGAGCCGACGTGTCACTCCTGCCCGGTCGCCTGCAAGAAGGAGGTCGAGGTGGACGTGACCCACAAGGGCGAGGACATGAACGTCCGCACGGAGTCCTACGAGTACGAGTCGGCGTTCGCGCTCGGCCCGAACTCCGGACACACCGACCGCGACGAGATCGCCCTCATGATCCAGCGGTGCAACGACATGGGCCTCGACACCATCGAGACGGGGAACATGATGGCGATGGCGATGGAGATGACCGAGGAGGGCAAGCTGGACGAGCTCGGCGAGGGGCTCGACTGGGGCGACTCCGAGACGATGATCGACCTCATCGAGGACATCGCGAACCGCGACGGCGACCTCGCGGACGCGCTCGCGGAGGGCTCGAACGGCCTCGTCGAGAACTTCCACGCCGCCGACAATTCGCTGGCGGTCAAGGGCCAGACCATCCCGGCGTACGACCCGCGCTGCATGAAGGGGATGGGCATCGGCTACGCGACCTCGAACCGCGGCGCCTGCCACCTGCGGGCGTACACGCCGGCCGCCGAGATCCTCGGCATCCCGCAGAAGGTCGACCCGTACGAGTGGCAGGGGAAGGGCGAACTCGCGGCCGCGTTCCAGGACCTCCACGCGGTGTCGGACAGCTTCGACATCTGCAAGTTCAACGCCTTCGCGGAGGGGATCGAGGAGTACGTGCTCCAGTACAACGGCATGACCGGCCTCGACGTGACCGAGGACGAGCTCATCGAGGCGGGCGAGCGCATCTACAACCTGGAGCGCTACTACAACAACCTCGTCGGCTTCGACGGCGCCGACGACTCGCTGCCCGAGCGCTTCCTCGAGGACGGCATCCCCGGCCAGGGCGCCAGCGAGGGCGAGTACTGCGAGCTCCCTGAGATGAAGGAGGAGTACTACGAGCACCGCGGCTGGGTCGACGGCGTCGTCCCGGACGAGAAGCTCGACGACCTCGGCATCGACCTCGGCCCCGGCACGGGCGTCAGCAGCGGCGGGAGCGGTACCGCACCGGCTGACGACTAA
- a CDS encoding VanZ family protein, which translates to MSDRRWATFAAVTTAVVVASLLPVSGGGPERFLLGVGLDKWAHGLGYAAVSLTFARSRGSAAAPDRRARSTGPLGVVLSAIVVGFTVGAGVELLQAPLATRTASVADAGANAVGAVIGGAAWLAARR; encoded by the coding sequence GTGTCGGATCGGCGATGGGCGACGTTTGCCGCGGTCACAACCGCGGTCGTCGTCGCCTCGCTCCTCCCCGTTTCCGGCGGCGGCCCCGAGCGGTTCCTCCTCGGCGTCGGCCTCGACAAGTGGGCACACGGCCTGGGCTACGCCGCCGTCTCGCTGACGTTCGCGCGGTCCCGTGGAAGCGCGGCCGCACCGGATCGGCGTGCCCGCTCGACCGGCCCGCTTGGCGTCGTCCTGAGCGCAATCGTCGTCGGTTTCACGGTCGGCGCCGGCGTCGAACTCCTCCAGGCGCCGCTGGCGACGCGGACGGCGTCGGTCGCGGACGCCGGGGCGAACGCCGTGGGTGCCGTCATCGGCGGCGCCGCGTGGCTCGCCGCCCGGCGCTAG